A stretch of the Haloarcula ordinaria genome encodes the following:
- a CDS encoding SDR family NAD(P)-dependent oxidoreductase: MLDSKTAVVTGGASGIGRAIAKEYADQGANVVIGDISRDPRMGGEPTDEVIADENGEAMYVDTDVTDYDDVRHLVDSAVEEYGSLDVMVNNAGILQQSLLHETPADDWEELMRINVDGVYYGTKAAVDHMIDQDSGSIVNISSISGKIGRANAPAYCASKGAVTMMTRQNAIDYGPEGIRVNAIGPGGTLTAMVHEVMSEERQEYLEDATPLRRLAEPDEIADVATFLASDMASYVNGHVLITDGGFSIV, translated from the coding sequence ATGCTTGACAGCAAAACTGCCGTCGTAACTGGTGGTGCTAGCGGCATCGGACGTGCAATCGCGAAAGAGTACGCTGACCAGGGGGCGAACGTCGTCATCGGTGACATCAGCCGCGACCCACGCATGGGCGGGGAGCCCACCGACGAAGTGATCGCCGACGAAAACGGGGAGGCGATGTACGTCGACACCGACGTCACAGACTACGACGACGTGCGCCATCTCGTCGATTCGGCGGTCGAGGAATACGGCTCGCTCGATGTAATGGTCAACAACGCCGGTATCCTCCAGCAGTCGCTCTTACACGAGACGCCAGCCGATGACTGGGAAGAACTGATGCGCATCAACGTGGACGGCGTCTACTACGGGACGAAAGCCGCCGTCGACCACATGATCGACCAGGACAGCGGCAGCATCGTCAACATCTCGTCGATAAGCGGGAAGATCGGTCGTGCGAACGCGCCCGCCTACTGCGCGTCGAAGGGTGCGGTGACGATGATGACCCGACAGAACGCCATCGACTACGGACCAGAGGGGATCCGGGTCAACGCCATCGGTCCCGGTGGCACGCTGACCGCGATGGTCCACGAGGTCATGAGCGAGGAGCGCCAGGAGTATCTGGAGGACGCGACGCCGCTTCGCCGGTTGGCCGAACCCGACGAGATAGCCGACGTGGCGACGTTCCTCGCCTCGGATATGGCGAGTTACGTCAACGGGCACGTCCTCATCACCGACGGCGGATTCTCCATCGTCTGA
- a CDS encoding YeiH family protein, producing the protein MMSLAARARTLAPGVLVLFGIALFSRGFATVVPAMSPLIVAIGCGALVANTTGVPDWVRPGLDNHKLLLETGIVLLGVRLTIAQVIETGPMVAALAAFMVVFGVLYMETVVGRLFDVGKRTTSLLAAGASVCGVSAVLAVAGSIDVDETDITYAVATILLFDAITLVVFPLVGDLLQISGKQFGIWAGLSLFSTGPTAAVGFAVSETAGQWATITKLARNTFIGIIVVGYAVRYATTETNQLNVAQIWGRFPKFLFGFLVVVLIVNLSGPSTTAVASIGTIRDWLFLLAFVGLGFDIDVDELRATGIRPVLLVLVHLVTVSVLTLSLVLSLF; encoded by the coding sequence ATGATGTCGCTGGCGGCGCGAGCACGGACGCTTGCACCGGGCGTGCTCGTCCTGTTCGGGATTGCCCTGTTCTCGCGGGGCTTTGCGACCGTCGTGCCCGCGATGAGCCCCCTGATCGTCGCTATCGGATGCGGTGCGCTCGTGGCCAACACCACGGGCGTTCCCGACTGGGTCCGTCCGGGGCTCGACAACCACAAACTCCTCCTGGAGACGGGCATCGTGCTCTTGGGAGTGCGGCTGACGATTGCGCAGGTCATCGAGACCGGTCCGATGGTGGCCGCGTTGGCAGCGTTCATGGTGGTCTTCGGTGTCCTCTACATGGAAACGGTCGTCGGCCGGCTCTTCGACGTTGGCAAGCGCACGACGTCGCTGCTCGCGGCCGGTGCGAGCGTCTGTGGCGTCTCTGCCGTCTTGGCCGTGGCGGGGAGCATCGACGTCGACGAGACGGACATCACCTACGCCGTCGCCACGATCCTCCTGTTCGACGCCATCACGCTCGTCGTCTTTCCGCTCGTCGGCGACCTCCTCCAGATTTCGGGCAAGCAGTTCGGTATCTGGGCAGGCCTGAGTCTGTTCAGTACCGGCCCGACGGCGGCAGTCGGCTTCGCCGTCTCGGAGACCGCCGGCCAGTGGGCGACAATCACGAAGCTCGCTCGGAACACGTTCATCGGAATCATCGTCGTCGGGTACGCCGTCCGATACGCGACCACTGAGACGAACCAACTGAACGTGGCACAGATCTGGGGCCGGTTCCCCAAATTCCTCTTTGGCTTCCTGGTCGTCGTTCTCATCGTGAACCTGAGCGGGCCTTCGACCACCGCCGTCGCCTCTATCGGGACGATTCGCGACTGGCTGTTCCTGCTGGCGTTCGTCGGGCTCGGCTTCGACATCGACGTCGACGAGCTGCGTGCCACTGGAATTCGGCCAGTGCTCCTCGTGTTAGTGCATCTCGTCACGGTCAGCGTGCTCACGCTCTCGCTGGTCCTCTCGCTCTTCTGA
- a CDS encoding UxaA family hydrolase — translation MPDRYLQVVEPSDNVATALRELEAGETVTVAVGDEERTIEVQEDVIFGHKIAVEDIASGETITKYGKSIGNATEDIPAGTWVHVQNVESNYGRGDLAGDEQTATVSE, via the coding sequence ATGCCGGATCGATACTTACAGGTAGTCGAACCGTCGGACAACGTCGCGACGGCGCTCCGTGAACTGGAGGCAGGCGAGACAGTCACGGTCGCCGTCGGCGACGAGGAACGAACAATCGAGGTACAGGAGGACGTCATCTTCGGACACAAGATCGCCGTCGAGGACATCGCGTCGGGCGAGACCATCACGAAGTACGGGAAGTCCATCGGCAACGCGACCGAGGACATCCCAGCTGGCACGTGGGTCCACGTCCAGAACGTCGAGAGCAACTACGGCCGGGGCGACCTCGCCGGCGACGAACAGACCGCGACGGTGAGTGAGTAA
- a CDS encoding UxaA family hydrolase, translated as MSEFLGYERDDGSVGIRNHVAIISTAPYANDTVKRAADIIDGAVPITHPLGRCQTKPDVFQTYRTLLGYGTHPNVYGTVVVAHAGEIVDGDELAADVAETGRPSDSVNIHAEKGVMNALKRTVDSARDMVQEASAQRRVPADMSNLTFGINCATSDTTSGLCQHKATARAVWRLIDEHGGRGCFAETPEFFGGENELSERAVNDEVRDEILERVDNWDKRLQATGYDVRGAQPTPDNMDGGLTTIEEKSLGALVKSGDGPIQDIIDYGAKIPDDSGMYIMDTPGHGAESVTGIGAGGAHFMVISTGQGHTLSNAIMPTIKITGNPGSAERVPEQTDVDVSEALVGDETFDWAGDQLWDEIEKVVNGQVTLSEAMGESQFAIHRIGPST; from the coding sequence ATGAGCGAATTCCTCGGATACGAACGGGACGATGGGAGTGTCGGCATTCGAAACCACGTGGCGATTATCTCGACGGCGCCGTACGCCAACGACACGGTCAAGCGCGCTGCGGACATCATCGACGGGGCGGTCCCCATCACGCACCCGCTGGGCCGCTGTCAGACCAAGCCCGACGTGTTCCAGACCTACCGGACGCTGCTGGGCTACGGGACACACCCGAACGTCTACGGCACCGTCGTCGTCGCCCACGCCGGCGAGATCGTCGACGGTGACGAGCTGGCCGCGGACGTCGCCGAGACCGGTCGCCCGAGCGACTCGGTCAACATCCACGCCGAGAAAGGCGTCATGAACGCACTGAAGCGCACCGTGGACTCCGCGCGTGACATGGTTCAGGAAGCCAGCGCCCAGCGCCGCGTCCCCGCGGACATGTCGAACCTCACCTTCGGTATCAACTGCGCGACGTCGGACACGACGAGCGGTCTCTGTCAGCACAAGGCGACGGCCCGAGCGGTCTGGCGGCTCATCGACGAGCACGGCGGCCGGGGCTGTTTCGCCGAGACGCCGGAGTTCTTCGGCGGCGAGAACGAGCTCTCCGAGCGGGCGGTCAACGACGAGGTTCGAGACGAGATTCTCGAACGCGTCGACAACTGGGACAAGCGACTGCAGGCGACGGGTTACGACGTCCGCGGTGCCCAGCCGACGCCGGACAACATGGACGGCGGACTCACCACCATCGAGGAGAAGTCGCTGGGTGCGCTGGTGAAATCCGGCGACGGTCCGATTCAGGACATCATCGACTACGGCGCGAAGATCCCTGACGACTCGGGGATGTACATCATGGACACGCCGGGCCACGGTGCCGAGTCCGTGACCGGCATCGGCGCGGGCGGCGCCCACTTCATGGTCATCTCGACGGGCCAGGGCCACACGCTGTCGAACGCCATCATGCCGACCATCAAGATCACCGGGAACCCCGGCAGCGCCGAGCGCGTCCCCGAACAGACCGACGTCGACGTCAGCGAAGCACTGGTCGGTGACGAGACCTTCGACTGGGCCGGCGACCAGCTGTGGGACGAGATCGAGAAGGTCGTCAACGGCCAGGTGACGCTGAGCGAGGCGATGGGCGAGAGCCAGTTCGCCATCCACCGCATCGGCCCCTCGACCTGA